From the Perognathus longimembris pacificus isolate PPM17 chromosome 9, ASM2315922v1, whole genome shotgun sequence genome, one window contains:
- the LOC125357575 gene encoding LOW QUALITY PROTEIN: histone H1.8 (The sequence of the model RefSeq protein was modified relative to this genomic sequence to represent the inferred CDS: inserted 5 bases in 4 codons; deleted 1 base in 1 codon), with translation MAPGSVSSLTSSTDTTESSEPLGATQPRPEPQGGVLLVRRNPPTLCMVLEALQAREQQRCTSVVAIKVYILHKYPTVDATRFKYLLKQALDMGMRQGLLARPANSKAKGATGSFKLXPKRKKRDRPRKTPAPMAFQKARETQQGLDNAGQGTKAAERREAARTAPPKPGVAREKAPKNANEMGVNRAKLGEARKXPPKSDKAVGAPPSVDRLSGKLEVTGSGRSRGAAGGAPRKPKAGGGLGKPQARKVQSGTASPTKRHLLGQXAPKRTGVETKSKVEGPPKGRRPKAWPLLMARKTQAPEGPRKPGRXTKATSCKASSRKAEARS, from the exons ATGGCTCCCGGAAGTGTCTCCAGCCTCACCTCCTCCACCGACACCACCGAGTCCTCAGAGCCCTTGGGGGCAACACAACCCAGGCCTGAACCACAAGGGGGGGTCCTCTTGGTTCGCCGCAATCCCCCAACACTGTGCATGGTGCTGGAGGCGCTGCAGGCCAGGGAGCAGCAGCGGTGCACGTCCGTGGTGGCCATCAAGGTCTATATCCTGCACAAGTACCCAACGGTGGACGCCACCCGCTTCAAGTACCTGCTGAAGCAGGCCCTGGACATGGGCATGCGCCAGGGCCTCCTCGCCAGGCCGGCCAACTCCAAGGCCAAGGGGGCCACTGGCAGCTTTAAAC GCCCCAAGCGCAAGAAGAGGGACCGGCCcaggaagaccccagccccaatgGCCTTCCAGAAAGCCCGAGAGACACAGCAGGGGCTTGACAATGCTGGCCAGGGGACCAAGGCTGCAGAGAGGCGGGAAGCAGCCAGGACAGCTCCCCCCAAACCAGGGGTGGCCAGGGAGAAGGCCCCCAAGAATGCCAACGAGATGGGGGTCAATAGAGCAAAACTGGGGGAGGCCAGGA GTCCCCCAAAATCAGACAAGGCTGTCGGGGCTCCTCCCAGCGTGGACAGGCTTAGTGGAAAGCTGGAGGTCACAGGCAGTGGGCGTAGTCGAGGAGCTGCTGGA GGGGCCCCCAGGAAGCCCAAGGCAGGGGGCGGCCTTGGGAAGCCTCAGGCCCGCAAGGTCCAGAGTGGCACCGCGTCTCCCACCAAAAGGCATCTTTTGGGGCA CGCCCCCAAAAGGACTGGGGTGGAAACCAAGAGCAAGGTTGAGGGGCCTCCCAAGGGGCGCAGGCCCAAGGCATGGCCCCTGCTCATGGCCAGGAAGACACAGGCACCTGAGGGGCCAAGGAAGCCGGGCC TCACCAAAGCCACCTCATGCAAGGCGTCCAGTAGGAAGGCGGAGGCCAGGAGCTAG